A portion of the Perognathus longimembris pacificus isolate PPM17 chromosome 20, ASM2315922v1, whole genome shotgun sequence genome contains these proteins:
- the Shisa7 gene encoding protein shisa-7 translates to MPALLLLGTVALLASAAGQAGARPSNASSAAAAPGPLPALLAHLRRLTGALAGGGGAAGPAANSTRSSPAGASGSGGSGAAARAPPPAELCHGYYDVMGQYDATFNCSTGSYRFCCGTCHYRFCCEHRHMRLAQASCSNYDTPRWATTPPPLAGGAGGAGGAGGGPGPGQAGWLEGGRAGGAGGRGGEGPGGSTAYVVCGVISFALAVGVGAKVAFSKASRAPRAHREINVPRALVDILRHQAGPGTRPDRARSSSLTPGLGGSDSMPPRTPKNLYNTVKPSNLDNLHHNYLHLNVNSPKHHAATLDWRAMPPPSPSLHYSTLSCSRSFHNLSHLPPSYEAAVKSELNRYSSLKRLAEKDLDEAYLKRRHLEMPRGTLPLHALRRPGTGGGYRMDGWGGPEELGLAPAPHPRRVMSQEHLLGDSRASRCEFTLPRARLVSQEHLLLSSPDALRQSREHLLSPPRSPALPPEPPARASLAASHSNLLLGPGGPPTPLHGMPPPSGLLAHHHHHALHGSPQPTWMSDAGGGAGTLARRPPFQRQGTLEQLQFIPGHHLPQHLRTASKNEVTV, encoded by the exons ATGCCGGCCCTGCTGCTCCTCGGGACCGTGGCGCTGCTGGCTTCGGCCGCTGGCCAGGCCGGGGCACGCCCGTCCAATGCCTCGAGCGCCGCGGCTGCCCCCGGCCCGCTGCCCGCGCTGCTGGCTCACCTGCGGCGCCTGACCGGGGCGCTGGCAggcggcgggggcgcggcgggccCGGCCGCCAACAGCACGCGGAGCAGCCCCGCGGGTGCGAGCGGCTCCGGCGGCTCGGGAGCGGCGGCCAGGGCGCCCCCGCCTGCCGAGCTCTGCCACGGCTACTACGACGTCATGGGCCAGTACGACGCCACCTTCAACTGCAGCACCGGCTCCTACCGCTTCTGCTGCGGCACCTGCCACTACCGCTTCTGCTGCGAGCACCGCCACATGCGCCTGGCGCAGGCCTCCTGCTCCAACTACGACACGCCGCGCTGGGCCACCACGCCGCCGCCGCtggccgggggcgcggggggcgcggggggcgcgggcgggggccccgggcccggccaGGCCGGGTGGCTGGAaggaggccgggccgggggcgcggggggccgcgggggcgaGGGCCCCGGGGGCAGCACGGCCTACGTGGTGTGCGGGGTCATCAGCTTCGCCCTGGCCGTGGGCGTCGGCGCCAAAGTGGCCTTCAGCAAGGCGTCGCGTGCGCCCCGAGCGCACCGGGAGATCAACGTGCCCAG GGCCCTGGTGGACATCCTGAGGCATCAGGCAGGGCCTGGGACCCGCCCCGACCGCGCCCGAAGCAGCTCCCTGACCCCGGGCCTCGGGGGATCCGACAGCATGCCCCCCAGGACGCCCAAGAACCTCTACAACACCGTGAAGCCCTCTAACCTCG ATAACCTCCACCACAACTACCTGCACCTCAACGTCAACAGTCCCAAGCACCATGCCGCCACTCTGG ACTGGCGGGCCATGCCACCGCCCAGCCCCTCCTTGCACTACTCCACACTGTCCTGCTCTCGATCCTTCCACAACCTCTCCCACCTGCCCCCATCCTACGAGGCTGCTGTGAAATCGGAGCTCAACCGCTACTCCTCCCTCAAGAGGCTGG CCGAGAAGGATCTGGATGAGGCCTACCTGAAGCGGCGGCACCTGGAGATGCCCCGTGGAACGCTGCCCCTGCACGCTCTGCGGAGGCCAGGCACAGGAGGCGGTTACCGCATGGATGGCTGGGGAGGCCCCGAGGAGCTAGGCCTGGCGCCTGCACCCCACCCACGGCGGGTCATGTCCCAGGAGCACCTGCTGGGTGACAGTCGGGCCTCGCGCTGTGAGTTCACGCTGCCCCGTGCGCGCCTGGTGTCCCAGGAGCACCTGTTGCTGTCCTCACCCGACGCCCTGCGCCAGAGCCGTGAGCACCTGCTGTCACCCCCGCGCAGCCCTGCGCTGCCTCCCGAGCCCCCCGCCCGGGCCAGCCTGGCTGCCTCGCACTCCAACCTGCTGCTGGGGCCCGGAGGGCCACCCACCCCACTGCATGGCATGCCACCACCCTCAGGCCTGCTtgcccaccatcaccaccacgccCTGCACGGCTCCCCCCAGCCCACCTGGATGTCTGACGCGGGCGGGGGTGCGGGCACGCTGGCCCGCAGGCCACCCTTCCAGCGCCAGGGCACCCTGGAGCAGCTGCAGTTCATCCCCGGCCACCACCTGCCCCAGCACCTGCGCACGGCCAGTAAGAATGAGGTGACTGTCTGA